One Poecilia reticulata strain Guanapo linkage group LG19, Guppy_female_1.0+MT, whole genome shotgun sequence genomic window carries:
- the LOC103481320 gene encoding monocarboxylate transporter 7, whose product LCVKVLQKPQLVSMDPPEKAGRRGAAAAPDGGYAWLILLSCFFVFGLTFGVIKSFGVFFVEIQQYFETTAAGTSWITSIAVATIHIAAPVSSALSARFSHRAVVISGGLICSAAVVFGALARSLTELYITVGFLNGFGYALTWTPAVTMLGLYFDRRRPVANALASAGECILTFSLTPLFQLLIDSFSWRGALLILGGLQLNLCVCGMLLRPLRAPRDANVIRKVKEEEESLQKGDLEETKLGFRLESELNVLEMNDQETVRDRVDDETSSVAGNSSTGPKRTQLRTGVQHYVDYTLITNGRFMVYSMFGVFAALGFFAPSLFLVPYARSQGLSEYQAAALLSISAVLDLFGRIFFGWVANLRLIQTVQQLTATVVLLGAVLLLCPLASTFPELVAFSAAHGLVFGATVAVHITVLPEVVGVERLGSALGFFMLIRSSGGLLGPPIAGRPRWLSRLYRAKYCYLVSKLRI is encoded by the exons ttatgtgtTAAAGTGTTGCAGAAACCCCAGCTGGTCAGCATGGATCCTCCGGAGAAGGCAGGGAGGAGG GGCGCCGCCGCAGCGCCCGACGGCGGCTACGCCTGGCTCATCCTGCTCTCCTGCTTCTTCGTCTTTGGCCTGACCTTCGGTGTGATCAAGTCCTTCGGTGTATTTTTTGTTGAGATCCAGCAGTACTTTGAAACCACAGCAGCAGGAACGTCATGGATCACCTCCATCGCCGTGGCGACCATTCACATAGCAG CCCCGGTCTCCTCCGCTCTGAGTGCGCGCTTCAGCCATCGCGCTGTGGTGATCTCGGGCGGCCTCATCTGCAGCGCCGCCGTCGTGTTCGGCGCTTTGGCCCGCAGTCTGACTGAGCTCTACATAACTGTGGGTTTCCTAAACG GCTTCGGCTACGCGCTGACCTGGACCCCCGCCGTCACCATGCTGGGCCTGTACTTCGACAGGAGGCGCCCGGTCGCCAACGCCTTGGCTAGCGCTGGAGAATGCATCCTGACGTTCAGCCTCACGCCGCTGTTCCAGCTGCTGATCGACAGCTTCTCCTGGAGGGGCGCGCTGCTCATCCTGGGGGGGCTGCAGCTCAACTTGTGCGTGTGCGGCATGCTGCTCCGGCCCCTGAGGGCCCCAAGAGATGCTAACGTTATCAGAAAGgtcaaagaagaagaggagagccTCCAGAAAGGAGACCTGGAAGAAACCAAGCTGGGCTTTCGATTGGAAAGTGAGCTGAACGTCCTGGAAATGAACGACCAGGAGACTGTGAGAGATCGTGTTGATGATGAGACGTCCAGTGTGGCCGGGAACTCTTCAACCGGTCCAAAGAGAACCCAACTGAGGACTGGAGTCCAGCACTATGTCGACTACACGCTCATCACCAACGGCCGCTTCATGGTCTACTCCATGTTCGGGGTGTTTGCGGCGCTCGGGTTCTTCGCGCCGTCGCTCTTCCTGGTTCCGTACGCTCGCAGCCAGGGGCTGAGCGAGTACCAGGCGGCGGCGCTGCTGTCCATCTCTGCGGTGCTCGACCTCTTCGGCAGAATCTTCTTCGGCTGGGTGGCGAACCTGAGGCTGATTCAGACG GTCCAGCAGCTCACCGCCACCGTGGTTCTGCTCGGCGCCGTGCTGCTGCTGTGCCCGCTGGCCTCCACCTTCCCGGAGCTGGTGGCCTTCAGCGCCGCCCACGGCCTGGTGTTCGGCGCCACGGTGGCCGTCCACATCACGGTGCTGCCGGAGGTGGTGGGCGTGGAGCGGCTGGGCAGCGCGCTGGGCTTCTTCATGCTGATCCGCAGCAGCGGAGGCCTGCTGGGGCCGCCCATCGCTGGTAGGCCCCGATGGTTGTCTCGTTTATATCGAGCTAAATATTGCTACCTAGTTAGCAAGCTGcgtatttag
- the wfdc1 gene encoding WAP four-disulfide core domain protein 1 isoform X1: MFRFRLALTFSLWLGSCFISSVFISCTVPQVFLQLLSPDSSLFEVQLSPLWDYEYPSHPQSAQHQKNDRCPPPPQMLPERACDVPGCRSDSECERHKRCCYNGCIYACLESVQPPPVLDWLVQPKPRWLGGNGWLLDGPEEVLQAEACSTTEDGDEPLHCPTGYECHIINPGNPAAGVPNRGQCVKQRANSDGRGLRHKYFKDYKDYLGSSSTNAVGYEKHHHKHLG; the protein is encoded by the exons ATGTTTAGGTTCAGATTAGCGCTCACCTTTAGCCTTTGGTTAGGATCCTGCTTCAtttcctctgtgtttatttCCTGTACCGTCCCTCAGGTGTTCCTCCAGCTCCTTTCTCCTGATTCGTCACTTTTTGAAGTCCAACTTTCTCCACTCTGG GACTACGAGTACCCGAGCCACCCGCAGTCCGCCCAGCACCAGAAGAACGACCGCTGCCCGCCGCCGCCCCAGATGCTGCCGGAGCGGGCCTGCGACGTTCCCGGCTGCCGCTCCGACTCCGAATGCGAGCGCCACAAACGCTGCTGCTACAACGGCTGCATCTACGCCTGCCTGGAGTCCGTCCAGCCCCCACCGG TTCTGGACTGGCTGGTTCAGCCCAAACCTCGATGGCTGGGAGGAAACGGATGGCTGCTGGACGGACCGGAGGAGGTTCTGCAAG CGGAAGCATGCAGCACCACGGAGGACGGAGACGAGCCTCTTCACTGCCCCACAGGCTACGAGTGCCACATCATCAACCCCGGGAACCCCGCCGCTGGCGTCCCAAACCGGGGCCAGTGCGTCAAGCAACGCGCCAACTCCG ATGGACGAGGTTTGAGGCACAAATACTTTAAGGACTACAAGGACTACTTGG GATCCAGTTCCACCAACGCAGTGGGCTACGAGAAGCATCATCACAAGCATCTCGGATGA
- the wfdc1 gene encoding WAP four-disulfide core domain protein 1 isoform X2, protein MPGASQLLLLSLLVLSTGSDVRRKRGLSQKDYEYPSHPQSAQHQKNDRCPPPPQMLPERACDVPGCRSDSECERHKRCCYNGCIYACLESVQPPPVLDWLVQPKPRWLGGNGWLLDGPEEVLQAEACSTTEDGDEPLHCPTGYECHIINPGNPAAGVPNRGQCVKQRANSDGRGLRHKYFKDYKDYLGSSSTNAVGYEKHHHKHLG, encoded by the exons ATGCCGGGCGCGtcgcagctgctgctgctgtccctGCTGGTCCTGtccacaggaagtgatgtcaggaggaagagaggaCTCTCCCAGAAG GACTACGAGTACCCGAGCCACCCGCAGTCCGCCCAGCACCAGAAGAACGACCGCTGCCCGCCGCCGCCCCAGATGCTGCCGGAGCGGGCCTGCGACGTTCCCGGCTGCCGCTCCGACTCCGAATGCGAGCGCCACAAACGCTGCTGCTACAACGGCTGCATCTACGCCTGCCTGGAGTCCGTCCAGCCCCCACCGG TTCTGGACTGGCTGGTTCAGCCCAAACCTCGATGGCTGGGAGGAAACGGATGGCTGCTGGACGGACCGGAGGAGGTTCTGCAAG CGGAAGCATGCAGCACCACGGAGGACGGAGACGAGCCTCTTCACTGCCCCACAGGCTACGAGTGCCACATCATCAACCCCGGGAACCCCGCCGCTGGCGTCCCAAACCGGGGCCAGTGCGTCAAGCAACGCGCCAACTCCG ATGGACGAGGTTTGAGGCACAAATACTTTAAGGACTACAAGGACTACTTGG GATCCAGTTCCACCAACGCAGTGGGCTACGAGAAGCATCATCACAAGCATCTCGGATGA